Part of the Halopseudomonas maritima genome, GACCTGGAGGCCACCGGCATCGTACAGCCCGGCAGCCGCGTGCGTTATCGCCTGTTGCTGTCTGGTAGCGATGAGCAGCTGAGCGCCTATCAGCAGTGGCTGGAGGAGCGCCTGGAGCCCAACCAGCGGATCACCTCGGTCAAGGACGGCAACCGTCAGGTGGGCCGCGCGCTAGGGCGAGCGGATCAATTCCTTGGCTTGGCCAGTATCGCAGCGGTGGTGCTGGCGGGCGTTGCCGTGGCCCTGTCCGCGGGCCGCTTTGCCCTGCGTCATTTCGATACCAGCGCCATGCTGCGCTGTCTCGGGCTGTCACGCCGGCAGGTGATGCGACTGTTCCTGCTACAGCTACTGTACCTTGGTGCGCTCGCCACCCTGCTGGGTCTGGCATTCGGCTGGCTGGCCCAGTGGGGACTGCTGCGGCTACTGCGCGAGCTGCTGCCCAGCAGCCTGCCCGAGCCCGGGCTGACGCCCTTGCTGGTGGGCGGCGCAACGGGCCTGTGTGCGCTGCTCGGCTTTGCCCTGCCGCCACTGCTGCGCCTCGGCCAGGTTGCCCCGCTGCGCGTCTTGCGCCGTGACCTGGCGCCCATGCCCAGCAGCAGTTGGCTGATCTATGGCCTGGCGCTGGCAGTACTCAGCCTGTTGATGTGGCAGTTTACCGGTGACCTGCAAATCACCCTGGCGATAATCTTCGGCGGCGCGGCGGCGGCGTTGATATTGGGCCTGCTGGCCTGGCTGCTGCTGCGCAGCGTTGCCGGCAAACTGCACAACCTCAGCCTGGCCTGGCGCCTGGGCAGTGGCGAGCTGCTGAAACGCCCGGCAGCGGCGGCAACGCAGATTCTCGCCTTCGGCCTGATCTTCATGAGCATGCTGGTAGTGCTGATTCTGCGCACGGAATTGCTCAGCGACTGGCAAGACCAACTACCGGCCGATGCCCCCAACCACTTTGCACTGAATATCCTGCCCAGTGAGCAGCAGGCCTTTGCCGAGCAGCTGGAGCAGATAGGTGCGCGCAGCGCGCCCCTCTACCCAGTTACGCCGGGGCGGCTGGTCAGCATCAACGGTGAGCCGGTGCGCCAGGAGGTAAGCAAGGAAACTGAGGCTGACGGCCAGGGTCGTGAACAGGACCGCGGCACCCGCGCCATCAACCGCGACCTCAGCCTGACCTGGTCTGCCACGCTGCCGCCCGACAACCAGCTGACCGCCGGCCAGTGGTGGGGCGACAGCACGCCTGATAACGCCGTCTCGATCGAATCCGAGCTGGCGGAGAGTCTAGGCGTTGGCCTGGGCGATGAGCTGGGTTTTGTCATCGAGGGCCAAGCCCTAAGCGCCACCATCACCAGTATTCGCCAGGTCGAGTGGGACAACTTTACGCCCAACTTCTACATGGTGTTCGCCCCCGGCGTGCTGGATGGTCTACCCGCCACCCTGCTCACCAGCTTCCATCTGCCCAGCAGCGAGCGTACTTCGCTGCGCGGGCTGACCCGTCAGTTTCCGGCGATGACATTGCTTGAGGTGGAGCCGGTCCTGGAGCAGATTCGCGGCATCCTCAAGCAGGTCACCCTGGCGGTCGAGTATGTGCTGGTCTTTGTCCTGCTGGCCGGCTTGGCTGTGCTGTTTGCCGCGCTGCAGGCAACGCTGGATCAGCGCCTTTACCAAGGTGCACTGCTGCGTACTCTGGGTGCTGAACGGGCGCTGCTGCGCCGCGCCACCTGGCTGGAGTTTTTGCTGCTGGGGCTGCTGGCCGGTGTCATGGCGGTGGTGGCAGCCGAGCTGGCTACCTGGACGCTCTACCGCTTTGCCCTTGAGCTGGATTGGGCACCCCACCTGCTGTTCTGGCTGCTCACACCACTGGTGGCTGCGCTATTAATTGGCTGCGCCGGCGTTTGGGGTACCCGTGCAGTAGTGCGCCAGAGCCCCATGCGGCTGATCAGCCGGGGCGCCTGAGCTATGAGCCGTTACCGTCCACCCCGCCGCGCCGGCACCCCGCTTATCACCGCAGCAGGCGCCGCGCGGCTGCGCGAAGAACTCGATGAGCTCTGGCTGCGCAAGCGCCCCGCTGTTACCCAGGCCGTCAGCGAGGCCGCCGCCCTGGGCGACCGCTCGGAGAACGCCGAGTACATCTATGGCAAGAAGATGCTGCGCGAGATCGACAGCCGGGTGCGCTTTCTGCGCAAACGCCTGGAAGCCCTCAAGGTAGTAGACCGGCCTCCGAGCGACCCCAGCCGCATCTACTTCAGCGCCCATGTCGAGCTGGAAGACGAAGACGGCAAGATACTCAAGTTACGCATCGTCGGCCCTGACGAAATCGACCCAAAACAGCAACACATCAGCATCGACAGCCCCATGGCTCGCGCCCTGCTGGGCAAGCAGCTGGACGATGAGATCTGCGTGCAGGCGCCCGGTGGCGAGCGCCTGTACTGGGTGACGGCTATCCGTTACGCCTGATCCGGCAGTTGAGCGCTCTCATCAGCGTTGCTCTCGCGCCGCATCGCAGCCTCTTCACGGCTGGTTTCCAGGTAAATCAGCGTCCAGTCCGCTACGGGTTCAAGGGCTTGGGCCTGAGAAAACACTCGGACACGTCGCTCTGGCGTCAGGGCTAGCATGGGCACACGGTTCTTGCCCGCTTCCTGCTGCCACTGCTCGAAACCAAAGCCCTCAGTAAGGGTAGTGGCCTTGAAGCGTGCGCCTTGACTGATCAGGCTCGACAGCTTGCTGAAGGTCATCCCCTCCGCGCCCATCAACAGACCCTCGTGGGCGCTGGATATTTGCAACCGCTCGTTAGCCCCGCTGCGCTCGTTACGCACGCTGAAGATGCGGTGCGCGGAGAAATCCCGCTGGAAGTGCTTGTTGAGCAGCGCGTTGCGTTCACGCTCAGGCGTCAGCGTAAGCAACGTGCCAAGCCCGGCAAGATCCAGATTATCGTCAAAGTGCGTCGACAACGGATTGCCGCGCAGGGTGCGCAACCCCTTCATACGTGCCTGACGAATCGAGTCCCAGTGGGTATCGACGATCAGCAGCGGCACCTCCAGCTTGTGCAGCACCTCGCCCAGCGAGCGCGCTACGGCGTTGGCACCAATCACCAGCACGCCCCGCCGCTCCGGCTCAGTCACACCCAGCAACTGCGCCATGCGCCGGGCTGTAGCGCTTTGGAACACCACTGTCCCGATGATCACGGCAAAGGTCAGCGCACTGACCAGCGCGGCATCCTCATAACCAGCCTGCTCCAGCCGCAAGGCAAACAGCGCCGACACCGCAGCCGCGACGATACCTCGCGGCCCGATCCAGGCCACCAGCGCGCGCTCGTTCCAGGTCAGCTCACTGCCGATGCTGCTGATCCACACCGCCAGCGGTCGCGCCACAAACTGAATCACGGCCAGCAGCGCCAGCGCCGGCCAGCCCAGCGCCAACAGCGCGCCCAGATCTACCCGTGCCGCCAGCAAGATAAACAACCCGGAAATCAGCAGTACCGAGAGGTGCTCCTTGAACACCAGAATTTCCTCGATATCCACGCCCTTGGCATTCGCCAGCCAAATACCCATCACGGTGACAGTCAACAGGCCGGACTCGTGGGCGATCTCGTTGGATACCGTAAAGGCCACCAGCACCAGAGCCAGCGACGCCAGCACTTCCAGATATTCAGGCACCCAGTGACGGCGCAGTGCAGTGGCCATCAAGGCGCCACCCGCAGCACCCGCTATGGCGCCCACCGCGATCACCTCAACGAATATCCACAACCCGGCACTAATACCATTGGCGCCGGCGCCCTGGGCAACAATCCACTCGTAGACCAACACCGCCAGCAAGGCACCGATCGGGTCAATCAGGATGCCTTCCCAGCGCAGCACCTTGGAGATCCGCTGCGTGGCCCGCAGGGTGCGCAGCATGGGCACCACCACCGTCGGCCCCGTCACCACCACCAGCGCACCAAACAGCGCCGAGAGCGCCAGATCCAGCTCGATTAACCAGTGACAGGCGGCGGTAATCACGCCCCAGGTCACCAGCGCACCGACAGTAACCAGCCGGCGCACCACGCTGCCGGTTTCCTTCAGCTGTTCAAACTTGAGCGTCAGGCTGCCCTCAAACAGGATCAGCGCTACACAGACCGACACCAGCGGAAACAGCAACTCACCCAGGAAGGCATCAGGCTGCAGCAAACCAAACACCGGCCCCAACAGAATGCCGGCCAACAGCAGAAACAGGATCGCCGGCAAGCGCAGGCGCCAGGCTGCCAACTGGCAGACCAGGCTGACCAGCGCCACCCCGGACAGGGTCAGCGCCGGGGTAATCATCTGGTGTATTTCGCTCAATGTTATCTCCCTGTAAGCGAAGGAATATCAGGCACCACGCAGCGCCTCGCGGCCATGCGGAACCCGCAGGTCCGGCCCCGTTCCAAGCGGCACAATGCGCGTCGGATTGATGGTGTCGTGGCTGTAATAATAGTGCTGTTTGATGTGCTCAAAGTTCACCGTTTCGGCTACACCCGGCCATTGATACAACTCGCGCAGATAACCCAACAGCGCTGGATAGTCCTCAATGCGCCGCAGGTTGCACTTGAAGTGGCCATGGTAAACCGGGTCAAAGCGTATCAGGGTGGTAAACAGTCGCCAATCGGCAAGCGTGATTCGCTCACCCAACAGATAACGACGCTCGCCAAGACGCGTCTCCAGCCAGTCGAACGCGCCGAACAGCGTGGCACAGGCCTGTTCGTACACCTGCTGCTCAGTAGCAAAGCCGGCCTTGTAGACCCCGTTGTTGACTTCGTTGTACACACGCTGGTTGACCTCGGTCATCGCCTCTCTCAGCGCAGCCGGGGCAAAATCACAGGAGTTGCCGGTCAGGCTGTCAAAGGCGCTGTTAAACAGCTCGATAATCTCGGCCGACTCGTTATTGACGATGGTCTGCTCCTGGGTATCCCAGAGCACCGGAACGGTAACCCTGCCGGTGTAATCTGCCCGGGTGTGGGTGTAGAGCTGGTGCAGGTGCCGATAGCCGTACAGTGGCTCGGGCTCGGCAAAGCTCCAGCCGTGCTCGAGCATGTGCGGATGTACCACCGTCACACCGATGTGCGGCACCAACCCTTTGAGCTGTCGCAGAATCAACGTGCGATGCGCCCAGGGACAGGCCAGCGATACATATAGGTGATAGCGACCGCTGTCCGGGGCGAAGCGCCCGCCCGGCTCGATCCGTTCGCGAAAACCGGCGTCTTCGCGCTTGAACGCGCCGCCGGTGCCCTTGGTGTCATACCACTGGTCAACCCAGCGTCCATCGACAAGACGTCCCATCTGGTTGTTTCCTATTGCTTGGCCCAAGGGGCGTTTTGGCAGCGCAGAGCGCTGCCAGCTGTGCAGCTAGACTGACATTCTGATCAGATATTGCAACGCTCAGACAAAAGGCTGCGGTAATTTGCCGGCAAAGTCCGTATAATACGCGCCCATCTTATCCCCCAAGGTTTACTCCCCCTATGTCCGACACCTCTCCGGCGGCTCCGCAGTTTGCCGATCTTGGCCTGCCCGCCCCCCTTCTTGAGGCGCTCAACAGCCTCGGCTATGAAACACCCTCCCCGATTCAGGCCGAGGCTATCCCGACCCTGCTGTCCGGCAAGGACCTGCTGGGTCTGGCCCAAACCGGCACCGGTAAAACCGCTGCCTTCGCCTTGCCGGTCCTGGCCGGCCTGGATGTCAGCCTGCGTGCCACCCAGGCACTGATCCTGACGCCCACCCGCGAGCTGGCCCTGCAGGTCGCCGAAGCCTTCCAGCGCTATGCCCAGAACATGCGCGGCTTCTCCGTGCTGGCCCTGTACGGCGGCTCGGCCTTTGCCCCCCAGTTCAAAGCACTGGAGCGCGGCGCCCAGGTTGTCGTGGCAACCCCTGGCCGTCTGACCGACCACCTGCGCCGTGGCAGCCTGAAGCTGCAGGATCTGCGTTACCTGGTGCTGGACGAAGCCGACGAAATGCTCAAGATGGGCTTTGCCGACGACCTTGAAGCGGTCTTCGAAGAAGTACCGGAGCAGACCCAGAAGGCGCTGTTCTCCGCCACCATGCCACCCGGCGTGCGCAATGTAGCGCGCAACCACATGAAAGAGCCGGCCGAGATCCGCCTGCACAGTGGTTCGAGCAGCAGCCTGGAGACCATTACCCAGAAGGTCTGGGAAGTCTCCAACCACCACAAGCTGGACGCCATGACGCGCCTGCTGGAAGTCGAGCCGGTCGAGGCCATGATCGTCTTTGTGCGCACCAAGACCGCCAGCCTTGAGCTGTCCGAGCGCCTTGAAGCCCGCGGCTTTGCTGCCGCCGCGCTGAACGGCGACCTCAGCCAGCAGCTGCGTGAACAGGTGGTTGACCGCCTCAAGCGCGGCCTGCTGGACATTGTGGTGGCGACTGACGTTGCCGCCCGTGGTCTGGACGTAGAGCGTATTACCCACGTACTGAACTACGACCTGCCGCACGACAGCGAAAGCTACGTGCACCGCATCGGCCGTACCGGCCGCGCCGGTCGTCAGGGCACCGCGATTCTGTTCGCCACCCCGCGCGAGCGTCGCCTGCTGCACGTGCTGGAACGCGCCACCGGCCAGAAGATCGAGCCGCAAGCGCTGCCCACCGCCGATGCCGTGCGCAGTGGCCGCCTGAACAAGCTGGCTGCACGCCTGAACGACGCCCGCGAGCACTCCACCGCCCTGCATCAGCAACTGGTCAACGACCTGCAGGAACTCACCAGCCTGGATGCCTCCGAGCTGGCCGCCGCGCTGTTGAGCATCCTGCCGAGCGCCAAGACCCTGCTGGAGCCGGTCGCCGACCTGCCTGCCCAGGCACCGCGCAAGGACCGCCAGTTTGACCGCGACAGTGGTCTGACCCGCTACAAGGTCCAGGGCGGCCGCAAGAGCGGCCTGATGCCCAAACCGCTGGTTGACGTACTGGTCAAGGTGGGCGGCGTCCAGCGTCAGCAGATTGGCCACATCAAGCTGTTCCCCGAGCACACCGGCGTCTACCTGCCGCAGCTCGACCAGCAGACCCTCAACCGCCTGGCTGGCGCCGAGATCAACGGCATCGCCCTGCAGATCAAGGCCTGGCCGCTGCCCGAAGGCGAACTGCCGCCGCGTGATCACGCGCCGCGCAAGCCGCGTCGTGACTTTGCCAAGGGCAAGGGCAAGCCGCCGCGCAAGGGCTGATCGCGGAGTCGGTGACAGATGGAATGGATTGATATCGGCGTCAACCTGACCGATAAGGCCTTTGCCCAGGACCGCGATGCGGTGCTGGAGCGGGCCTGGCAGGCCGATGTCAGCCAGATGCTGCTGACCATGACCTCTCTTGAGCAGGCCGACAGCCTGCTCGCGCTGTGCGCCGAGCAGCCGCAACGGCTGTTCACCACCGCCGGCGTACACCCGCACGAAGCTCGCCACTGGGCCGCTGACAGCAGCCGGCAACTCGCCGCTCTGTGCACGGAGCCTGCGGTGCGCGCCGTAGGTGAATGCGGACTCGATTTTAACCGCGACTTTTCTCCCCGCCCGGCGCAGATCAAGGCACTGGAGGAACAACTGGCGGTCGCCGTTGATACCCAGCTACCGGTTTTTCTGCACGAACGCGAGGCCAGCGATACCCTGCTGGCAGTGCTGCGCGACTATCGCGATCAGCTCAGCGGCGCCGTGGTGCATTGCTTCACCGCCGAGCGCGACGCGCTCTATGCCTATCTCGACCTGGACCTGCACATCGGCATTACCGGCTGGATCTGCGACGAGCGACGCGGCACCCACCTGCACTCGCTGGTACGCGACATCCCCGCCAGCCGCCTGCTGCTGGAAACCGACGCGCCCTGGCTGCTGCCGCGCACCCTGTCGCCCAAACCGAAAAACCGTCGCAACGAGCCAGCGTTTATCGTTGAGGTAGCGAAAATGGTAGCGCAGTGCCGCGGCGAATCCTTGCAAACCCTGAGTGATAACAGCTGCCGAGCAACGCGCGCGCTGTTTACCCTACCCGAAGGAGCATGATGGTCTATATTGGCTGAGTCGCACGGACGCCAAGGACCCGCATGCCTGCCACACCGAATTCTCCGCACCCAAGACAGCTTGTCGCGCCGCTATTCGGACTGGTATTGCTTCTCCTGCTGGGCGTAGCGCTAAGCCTGTTTCATTACTATCAACTCAGCCAGGTGATGCGCAACGACGGCAGCAAGCTATTTGAGCGTGTAGTGCAGCAGGTCGGACGCGAACTGGACAACGTATACCGGCCACCCATGCAGGCGCTAAACCTGCTCAGTCTGAGCTCACTGGTCAAGACTGAAAACCTCGCCGAACGCTTGGACTATCTGCCCTTGCTGGCGCGCGTATTGACCGATAACCCCCAGTTAAACTCGGTCTATGTCGGCTGGCATGATGGTGACTACCTGATGCTGCGTCCACTGCGCAACCCTCTCGGCCAACAGCGCTTTGCCGCCCCGCAACACGCCGCCTGGATGGCCTGGCATATTGGCGCCGATGGCAACCTGCGCCACAACAGCTACCTGTTCCTCAATACCGATCTGCGCATTATCGAGGCACGTATGGCGACAGACGAAGGCTTCGACCCGCGCCAACGCCCCTGGTACGCCGCAGCCAACAGCGCAGATCAGCGACTGGTCACGACACCTTACGTGTTCTTTTCTACCCGCGAGTTCGGCACAACCCTGGCCAGGGCGGCCGATAATCATGCCGTACTAGGGGCCGACCTGACCCTTGACCAGCTCTCCGACACCCTGCGCCAACAACGGGTTACGCCCTCCTCGGAACTGATTCTTTATACCGGTGAGGGTATCGTCATTGCCTACCAAGACCCGCAACGACTGCAACACACGACCCTAGGCAGTGGTGCGCTTGAACCCAGGCGTTTTCAGGAGCTAGGCAGCACCCTGCTGGCGACCATCGCACTGGATGGCTACCGGCAGCAACGGCAAACGGTAAAGGAGCTGGAGGGGCAACGCTGGGTGATACAGCAACAGCGCATCGGCGTACAAGGCTCGCCCGACACCTATCTCGCGGTACTGGTGCCGGAGGCCGAGCTGCTGGCCGATGCCTATCGCTTGCGCCAACAGGGTTTCTGGTTCTCTCTGGCGGCCAGCCTGGCGTTGCTGACCCTGGGTTGGGTGTTGTGGTGGCGACTGCGACCCGCGCTGTAGGTTGAGCACCCGCTTGACAGTGCCTCCCATAACCGACCGCTAATCCGAGAATTTACTTTAAGCTCTCGACCCAACTCTCTATTTAAGTAATGATGCGCAAAAACAGGGACTGACAGGAAAGCGGTTCTGCCTCCAGCCAACACTCGCTCCGGGAGCTGCCCCACATGCCGAACGTTGTCTCACGTGCCCTTCTGTGCCTGATCCCCCTGCTGGGCTTGTCAGGCCTTGCTGCCCAGGCGCAGGCCGCCGATAGCGGCACCCTGCCCGCCCGCGTGCAAAGCGCGCTGCAAGCAGCGCAGATCCCGTCTGACGCGGTGTCACTGGCCGTGATTCCTCTCGAAGGCCAGGGCATGGCCCAGTTCATCAACGCCGACGCGCCGGTCAACCCGGCCTCCACGATGAAACTGGTGACCACCTATGCCGCGCTGGAAATCCTTGGACCGACACACCAATGGCGCAGCGATTTATTCATCGACGGCCCGGTGGTCAACGGCACCCTGCAGGGCGACCTGATCTTTCGCAGCGGCGGCGACCCCAAGCTGACCCTGGAGCGCATGTGGCTGATGCTGCGCGACCTCAAGGCGGCAGGTGTTCGTAACATTACCGGCGATCTGGTACTGCAGCCGGCAGACCTGCGCCTGCCCAATGACGTACCGCCGTTCATCGACGACAGCGGCAACCAGAACCGCCCCTTTCTGGTCGAGCCCGACCCGCTGCTGACCAACCTCAAGCTGCTGGTGGTGAGCAGCTATGGTGAGCAAAATGGCGTGCGCATCAATGTCGAGCCGGCGCTGCCGGAGGTCAAGATCGTCAACCAGTTGACCCTGCTGCCGCCCACGCGCACCTGCCCCAGCCCCAACGTGGCATACGGTATTCAGGATGAAGGCTATCAGGCCACCATCACCCTGACCGGCAGTGTGCATGAGGGCTGTATCGCCCAGCGCTACCTGTCTGCCTTGACTGCCACCACCTAC contains:
- a CDS encoding ABC transporter permease codes for the protein MNSAPLASLAWRLLRREWRAGELRVLLGALLIAVTISTAISFFTERLERSMTGQAAEFLGADLVISSGSPLPTLYAEEAQSQGLQISQQVGFNSVMASDAAMQLSSVKAADAAYPLRGQMRIAEQPFAAEQPVSTGPAAGELWIEPRLLTQLELEVGDALEVGYASLTISALLTHEPDRAGDFYSLTPRVLMNLQDLEATGIVQPGSRVRYRLLLSGSDEQLSAYQQWLEERLEPNQRITSVKDGNRQVGRALGRADQFLGLASIAAVVLAGVAVALSAGRFALRHFDTSAMLRCLGLSRRQVMRLFLLQLLYLGALATLLGLAFGWLAQWGLLRLLRELLPSSLPEPGLTPLLVGGATGLCALLGFALPPLLRLGQVAPLRVLRRDLAPMPSSSWLIYGLALAVLSLLMWQFTGDLQITLAIIFGGAAAALILGLLAWLLLRSVAGKLHNLSLAWRLGSGELLKRPAAAATQILAFGLIFMSMLVVLILRTELLSDWQDQLPADAPNHFALNILPSEQQAFAEQLEQIGARSAPLYPVTPGRLVSINGEPVRQEVSKETEADGQGREQDRGTRAINRDLSLTWSATLPPDNQLTAGQWWGDSTPDNAVSIESELAESLGVGLGDELGFVIEGQALSATITSIRQVEWDNFTPNFYMVFAPGVLDGLPATLLTSFHLPSSERTSLRGLTRQFPAMTLLEVEPVLEQIRGILKQVTLAVEYVLVFVLLAGLAVLFAALQATLDQRLYQGALLRTLGAERALLRRATWLEFLLLGLLAGVMAVVAAELATWTLYRFALELDWAPHLLFWLLTPLVAALLIGCAGVWGTRAVVRQSPMRLISRGA
- the greB gene encoding transcription elongation factor GreB, translating into MSRYRPPRRAGTPLITAAGAARLREELDELWLRKRPAVTQAVSEAAALGDRSENAEYIYGKKMLREIDSRVRFLRKRLEALKVVDRPPSDPSRIYFSAHVELEDEDGKILKLRIVGPDEIDPKQQHISIDSPMARALLGKQLDDEICVQAPGGERLYWVTAIRYA
- a CDS encoding cation:proton antiporter, encoding MITPALTLSGVALVSLVCQLAAWRLRLPAILFLLLAGILLGPVFGLLQPDAFLGELLFPLVSVCVALILFEGSLTLKFEQLKETGSVVRRLVTVGALVTWGVITAACHWLIELDLALSALFGALVVVTGPTVVVPMLRTLRATQRISKVLRWEGILIDPIGALLAVLVYEWIVAQGAGANGISAGLWIFVEVIAVGAIAGAAGGALMATALRRHWVPEYLEVLASLALVLVAFTVSNEIAHESGLLTVTVMGIWLANAKGVDIEEILVFKEHLSVLLISGLFILLAARVDLGALLALGWPALALLAVIQFVARPLAVWISSIGSELTWNERALVAWIGPRGIVAAAVSALFALRLEQAGYEDAALVSALTFAVIIGTVVFQSATARRMAQLLGVTEPERRGVLVIGANAVARSLGEVLHKLEVPLLIVDTHWDSIRQARMKGLRTLRGNPLSTHFDDNLDLAGLGTLLTLTPERERNALLNKHFQRDFSAHRIFSVRNERSGANERLQISSAHEGLLMGAEGMTFSKLSSLISQGARFKATTLTEGFGFEQWQQEAGKNRVPMLALTPERRVRVFSQAQALEPVADWTLIYLETSREEAAMRRESNADESAQLPDQA
- a CDS encoding glutathione S-transferase family protein — encoded protein: MGRLVDGRWVDQWYDTKGTGGAFKREDAGFRERIEPGGRFAPDSGRYHLYVSLACPWAHRTLILRQLKGLVPHIGVTVVHPHMLEHGWSFAEPEPLYGYRHLHQLYTHTRADYTGRVTVPVLWDTQEQTIVNNESAEIIELFNSAFDSLTGNSCDFAPAALREAMTEVNQRVYNEVNNGVYKAGFATEQQVYEQACATLFGAFDWLETRLGERRYLLGERITLADWRLFTTLIRFDPVYHGHFKCNLRRIEDYPALLGYLRELYQWPGVAETVNFEHIKQHYYYSHDTINPTRIVPLGTGPDLRVPHGREALRGA
- a CDS encoding DEAD/DEAH box helicase, giving the protein MSDTSPAAPQFADLGLPAPLLEALNSLGYETPSPIQAEAIPTLLSGKDLLGLAQTGTGKTAAFALPVLAGLDVSLRATQALILTPTRELALQVAEAFQRYAQNMRGFSVLALYGGSAFAPQFKALERGAQVVVATPGRLTDHLRRGSLKLQDLRYLVLDEADEMLKMGFADDLEAVFEEVPEQTQKALFSATMPPGVRNVARNHMKEPAEIRLHSGSSSSLETITQKVWEVSNHHKLDAMTRLLEVEPVEAMIVFVRTKTASLELSERLEARGFAAAALNGDLSQQLREQVVDRLKRGLLDIVVATDVAARGLDVERITHVLNYDLPHDSESYVHRIGRTGRAGRQGTAILFATPRERRLLHVLERATGQKIEPQALPTADAVRSGRLNKLAARLNDAREHSTALHQQLVNDLQELTSLDASELAAALLSILPSAKTLLEPVADLPAQAPRKDRQFDRDSGLTRYKVQGGRKSGLMPKPLVDVLVKVGGVQRQQIGHIKLFPEHTGVYLPQLDQQTLNRLAGAEINGIALQIKAWPLPEGELPPRDHAPRKPRRDFAKGKGKPPRKG
- a CDS encoding TatD family hydrolase, whose protein sequence is MEWIDIGVNLTDKAFAQDRDAVLERAWQADVSQMLLTMTSLEQADSLLALCAEQPQRLFTTAGVHPHEARHWAADSSRQLAALCTEPAVRAVGECGLDFNRDFSPRPAQIKALEEQLAVAVDTQLPVFLHEREASDTLLAVLRDYRDQLSGAVVHCFTAERDALYAYLDLDLHIGITGWICDERRGTHLHSLVRDIPASRLLLETDAPWLLPRTLSPKPKNRRNEPAFIVEVAKMVAQCRGESLQTLSDNSCRATRALFTLPEGA
- a CDS encoding cache domain-containing protein, with protein sequence MLLLLGVALSLFHYYQLSQVMRNDGSKLFERVVQQVGRELDNVYRPPMQALNLLSLSSLVKTENLAERLDYLPLLARVLTDNPQLNSVYVGWHDGDYLMLRPLRNPLGQQRFAAPQHAAWMAWHIGADGNLRHNSYLFLNTDLRIIEARMATDEGFDPRQRPWYAAANSADQRLVTTPYVFFSTREFGTTLARAADNHAVLGADLTLDQLSDTLRQQRVTPSSELILYTGEGIVIAYQDPQRLQHTTLGSGALEPRRFQELGSTLLATIALDGYRQQRQTVKELEGQRWVIQQQRIGVQGSPDTYLAVLVPEAELLADAYRLRQQGFWFSLAASLALLTLGWVLWWRLRPAL
- the dacB gene encoding D-alanyl-D-alanine carboxypeptidase/D-alanyl-D-alanine endopeptidase; this translates as MPNVVSRALLCLIPLLGLSGLAAQAQAADSGTLPARVQSALQAAQIPSDAVSLAVIPLEGQGMAQFINADAPVNPASTMKLVTTYAALEILGPTHQWRSDLFIDGPVVNGTLQGDLIFRSGGDPKLTLERMWLMLRDLKAAGVRNITGDLVLQPADLRLPNDVPPFIDDSGNQNRPFLVEPDPLLTNLKLLVVSSYGEQNGVRINVEPALPEVKIVNQLTLLPPTRTCPSPNVAYGIQDEGYQATITLTGSVHEGCIAQRYLSALTATTYTASTLRTLWQEMGGTIQGGTQIGRAPASSRLVAQSWSPDLVDVVRDINKWSNNTMARQLFLTIGRENRIASDRDDHKAAVRVINEWLRGKGIQTNALVMENGSGLSRMERLSARDLSQLLAQAWQSPYRAEFIASMPLAAMDGTMRRRLRNTPVAGQAHIKTGSLRSVKAISGITRDANGQSWAVTAIVNHVSAASSSQALDLVLQDVYRRVPTDIATAQ